DNA sequence from the Oncorhynchus kisutch isolate 150728-3 unplaced genomic scaffold, Okis_V2 scaffold1097, whole genome shotgun sequence genome:
CATtgccactgaacaaaaatataaacgcaacatgcaaagaTTTGgtcccatatgcacaaaaatcgtatttctcaacaacaacaaaaatgcacaaatgtgtttatgttCGTGTTAGTGAGtaattctcctttgccaagataatccatccacctgacaggggtggcatatcaagaagctacacagcatgaccattacacaggggCACCTTATGCTCTCACTCTCTACAGTGCCACAGATATCTCccattttgagggagtgtgcaattggcatttCTATTCGCTAGTTAGCATCAGTTCATATTATTCAGTGATTGCTAATCGCTTGTTAGCGTCAGTTCATATTATTTAGTCATTGCTAATCGTTAATTAGCATCAGCATTGTTGGCAGAGTCCCTAATGTCACACTAcattcctacatagtgcactacttttgaccagagctctatgggccctaaTCATGCCACTTGTGACACAACAATTGTCTTGGCAGCATCAGCAATCCAGTCATTAACAGAAGCGACAATCAACCAATCAAGAGGTCTGTCTTGACAGAACCAACCAGTCATTGGAGATAATTCACATGATTGGCCTGTGCTtaagaggagtggagtggagtccCACCTTCttttctccttcttcctcttcccCTTTATATACACACGATATATATACACGCACAATATTATACACATCTCAGCCCCAGGaccaccctccacctcctcttcatcatcctcctctacctccttctcttcctcctcctcttcctcctcctcctcctcctccatcagcTCCTCCTCTATTCTGCTTCtcatccttctttctctcctcttcctcctcatccccgtcttcctcctcctcctcctcctcttcctcatccccgtcttcctccgcctcctcctcttcctcctccttctcttcctcctcctcctcttccttctcctcctcctcctcctcttcctccacctcctcctcctcctcttcctcctcctcttcctcctcctcctcttccccctcctcttcctcctcctcctcctcctcttcctcctcctccattctgcttctcatccttctttctctcctcttcctcatcctcctcctcatcttcctcctcctcctcttcctcctcctcctcctcctcctccaccagcttctcctccttctcttcctcctcctcttcctcatcctcctcctcctccaccagctcctcctccattctgcttctcatccttctttctctcctctttcctcctcctcctcctcgtcctcctcctccttctctccctcatcctctccggctccaccacccccccacccccaccgcctcctcttcttcttcttcaccttGTATTTGAGGCGGCGTATCGGGTCAGTGACGCTCCGCATCTTTTTGTCATCAAACTCCTCGTTCAGCATGAAGTTCCTATCGATAAGCTCAGCTGATTCCTGTCAGACACACGTTGTTATACacacgttatatacacacacacacaaataatatatataaatacatacatacacacaaaataaaggaaacagttgagtaaatgagggatacaaagtgcTTCCTTCCACATAGCTGTTGTTCCtgacatcccatcatgcttagggtcatgtatagcCATGTCCAGTTGTCCATTATTCTGGCTACcctggctagaagaagagatctcaatGACTTGGAGAAATACGTCTCAAAGGAGAACAGGTGGTTtagaagtgtgtgtatgtgtgtgtgtgtgtgtgtgtgtgtgtgtgtgtgagcgcacgtgtgcgtgtgtgtgagcgcacgtgtgtgtgtgtgtgtgtgtgtgtgtgtgtgtgtgtgtgtgtagagtcatcAGATGTCAACTCAACTGAGTGGCACCGGAGACAGCTGTTCTGGCTCGTCCTATTAGGACActatatgttggtgtttcctttattctggcagttacctgaaTATAAATACATACACATTGTAcacatacacggacacacacatgatacatacacacacacacatgatacacacacacacacacatgatacatacacacacatgatacacacacacacacacatgatacatacacacacacacacacacatgatacacacacacacacatgatacacacacacacacatgatacacacacacacacatgatacacacacacatgatacacacacacacatgatacacacacatgatacatacacacacacacatgacacacacacacacacacacatgatacacacacacatgatacacacacacacagacatgatccaTTAGACACACACCTGCCAGTTGTGGAAACAGTTGGTTCCGAGGCTGCTTATCTCAGAGACAGCGTTGGGAGATAGAACAGAACAATCTGGACGCAGCACCACCACCCTCGGTACATCCTCCACCTCAAACATAGACTCCAGctctctgatacacacacacagacacatgatcCATTAGACACACCCTCGGTACATCCTCCACCTCAAACATAGACTCCAGctctctgatacacacacacagacacataatacacacacacacagacatgatccaTTAGACACACCCTCGGTACATCCTCCACCTCAAACATAGACTCCAGctctctgatacacacacacagacacgttatatacacacccacacacagtgtaagatatacacatacatacacggacggacagacacattacatatacACAatcactctatacacacacacacacagtgcaagatacacacacactctatagacaCTCCTCCCCACGCTACCCAACCCCATCCTTTCCACCCAATGCCATCCACCCATACCTGCGATAGGGGTCATCGAGGGTTAGGAACAGGCATTTCTCCTCCCCACCCACCCCCATTCACCCATACCTGCAATAGGGGTCATCAAGGGTTAGGAACAGGCATTTCTCCTCCCCACACAAACCCCATCCACCCATACCTGCGATAAGGGGTCATCGAGGGATAGGAACAGGCATTTCTCCTCCCCACCCACCCCCATTCACCCATACCTGCGATAGGGGTCATTGTGGGTCAGGAACAGGCATTTCTTGGGCAGCTCTTTGAGGAGGTTCTCCAGCTGCTCCTCTGATTGGTCCAGGCTGATGTACAGAAGGACCAACTGGGCGGAGCGTTCCACGTAGAACTCATCTGTTAGACGCTTGAAGAAGTCCTACGTGGAGGGGATAGATGAGGAGAAGGAAAGTGGAAgggtgcagagggagggaggcaagatATAAGATGTTTATAATACCTTaattagtagagagagagagagagagagagagagagagagagaaagagaaaagagagagagagagagagagagagagagagagagagagagagagagagagagagaaagagaaaagagagagagagagagagagagagagagagagagatagagagagagaaagagaaaagagagagagagaaagagaaagagagagagaaagagagagagagaaagagaaaagagagagagagagagagagagagagagagagagagagagaaagagaaaagagagagagagagagagagaaagagaaaagagagagagagagagagagagagagagagagagaagagaacgagagagagagataactataGATTGACAAGTGATTcaatgtgtgagtgtgcgtgtgtgtgtgtgtgtgtgcgcgtgcgtgtgtgtgtgtgtgtgtgtgtgtgtgtgtgtgtgtgtgtgtgtgtgtgtgtgtgtgtgtgtgtgtgtgtgtgtgtgtgtgtgtgtgtgtgtgtgtgtgtgtgtgtgtgtgtgtgtgtgtgtgtgtttaccttaaGTGTGGGGACGAACTCCTGGCACCGTTGGCTGTCTACTGAACCGAAGAACAGGAGCAGGATCCGGTTCTGGAGACGGAGTATGACCTCCCGTTCCGTATCGTACTCAACACGGTCTCTGTTGTTACATACTAGTGAACGACCTAGGAACAAATCTACCATGGTCTACtactggggggaggagaggagagagaggagaaggaacgagagagcgagagagagagagcgagagagagagacaaagcgagagagagagacaaagcgagagagagagggagagagagacagagcgagagagagagatcacgtCAGTACACCCCATTGAAGTTGCATGAGAAGTGCGGACTCAgacgaaagtagtgcactagatagggaataggtggccatGGGTCCTgggtaaaagtagtgcactagataaggAATAGGTGGCCATGGGTCCTgggtaaaagtagtgcactagataaggAATAGGTGGCCATGggtcctggttaaaagtagtgcactagataaggAATAGGTGGCCATGggtcctggttaaaagtagtgcactagataaggAATAGGTGGCCATGggtcctggttaaaagtagtgcactagataaggAATAGGTGGCCATGggtcctggttaaaagtagtgcactagataaggAATAGGTGGCCATGGGTCCTgggtaaaagtagtgcactagataaggAATAGGGGGCCATGGGTCCTGGGTAAAAGTAATGCACAAGATAGGGAATGCCATTTGAGGACTCTCTCAGCTAAGATGAACTAAGCATATTTTAAAATgtcttattttttattatttaaaaaaactcCAAGACagcgtagcagtgcagacgtggttTGTCGTCCTCTCGTTTACTTATTGTATTTTTgtcttttttgtatatatttccatttatttttcaatctcttttccatttttaaattcAATATACCATCCGGCAACCCGCCTCACTCAATGTGCCACTGACCCGCAatttttttttagaccttatagccaGAACCGCCATCAGAAGCTATCAGAGGCTAaacagctaattagctactagctatttagttaTTGTTAGCGCCCTTTACCTTCTGCACCAGCTgtttttttagcctggataatacctgccagcCTTGGACTTtagtacctcagccacgctcaaggtactaaaccacatcataaccgccatcgataaaagacagtactgtgcagccgtcttcatcgacccggccaaggcttttgactctgtcaatcaccgtattcttatcggcagactcaatagccttggtttctcaaatgactgcctcgcctagttcaccaaatacttctcagagttcagtgtgtcaaattgaaggcatgttgtccggtcctctggcagtctctatgggggtaccacagggttcgattctc
Encoded proteins:
- the LOC109876391 gene encoding nucleoredoxin-like protein 1; amino-acid sequence: MVDLFLGRSLVCNNRDRVEYDTEREVILRLQNRILLLFFGSVDSQRCQEFVPTLKDFFKRLTDEFYVERSAQLVLLYISLDQSEEQLENLLKELPKKCLFLTHNDPYRRELESMFEVEDVPRVVVLRPDCSVLSPNAVSEISSLGTNCFHNWQESAELIDRNFMLNEEFDDKKMRSVTDPIRRLKYKVKKKKRRRWGWTYQKGVLCPRPTRRVSSAPGQPEWCPLTPQPQTYQKGVTSPRPTRRVSSDPSAPDLPEGPTRRVSSDPSDPGLPEGCPLNLLPQANQKGVLSPRPTRRVSSDPSAPGLPEGCPLTPLPQTYQMGVLCPRPTRRVSSAPGQPEWCPLTPQPQAYQKGVL